From a single Pleurodeles waltl isolate 20211129_DDA chromosome 8, aPleWal1.hap1.20221129, whole genome shotgun sequence genomic region:
- the LOC138249681 gene encoding zinc finger protein 271-like — translation MLALQETQSCDVDKYTQAPKTLTEREKSYTCSKRFSLSLELKHTGEKQFSCTECVKSFSQLSHLQRHQQTHTKEKKFKCSECVKSFCFSSQLKYHQQTHTGEKPFKCSECVKSFSQLSHLQRHQQTHTEEKKFKCSECVKSFSQLSHLQMHQKTHTGEKPFKCSECVKSFCFSFHLKSHQQTHTGEKPFKCSECVKSFSLLQNLRSHQRTHTGEKPFKCSECVKRFSQSSHLQTHQQTHTGEKTFKCSECVKRFSRLSHLQTHQRTHTGEKPFRCSACVKSFSLASQLKSHMETHLRGNPFKCSECEMSFSQLQNLKTHQRTHTGEKPYRCSECTSSFSHSSALKNHQKIHTGEKPFKCSECVKIFSLSSQLKSHMKTHLREKPFKCSECEKCFRHLQNLKTHQRTHTGEKPYHCSKCTSSFRQSSALKTHQRTHTGEKPYHCSKCTSSFSQSSALKTHQRTHTGEKPYHCSKCTSSFRQSSALKTHQRTHTG, via the coding sequence ATGTTGGCCCTTCAGGAAACACAGTCATGCGATgtagacaaatatacacaagccCCCAAGACACTAACCGAGAGAGAAAAATCATACACATGCAGCAAGCGCTTCAGTTTGTCATTAGAACTAAAGCACACAGGAGAAAAACAGTTCAGttgcactgaatgtgtgaagagctttagtcagctGTCACACCtacaaagacatcagcaaacacacacaaaagaaaaaaaattcaaatgcagtgaatgtgtgaagagcttttgtTTCTCATCACAACTAAAATACCATCAGCAAACAcatacaggggaaaaaccattcaagtgcagtgaatgtgtgaagagctttagtcagctGTCACACCtacaaagacatcagcaaacacacacagaagaaaaaaaattcaaatgcagtgaatgtgtgaagagctttagtcagctgtcacacctacaaatgcatcagaaaacacacacaggggagaaaccattcaagtgcagtgaatgtgtgaagagcttttgtTTCTCATTCCACCTAAAAAGCCATCAGCAAACACATACAGgcgaaaagccattcaagtgcagtgaatgtgtgaagagctttagtctgtTACAAAACCTACGAAGCCATCAGCGaacgcacacaggggaaaaacctttcaaatgcagtgaatgtgtgaaaagGTTTAGTCAATCATCACACCTACAaacacatcagcaaacacacacaggggaaaaaacgttcaagtgcagtgaatgtgtgaaaagATTTAGTCGGTTATCACACCTACAgacacatcagcgaacacacaccggGGAAAAACCATTCAGGTGCAGTGCATGTGTTAAGAGCTTTAGTTTAGCATCACAACTAAAAAGCCACATGGAAACACACTTGAGGGGCAACcctttcaagtgcagtgaatgtgaaatgagCTTTAGTCAATTACAAAACCTAAAaacacatcagcgaacacacacgggGGAAAAACCATACCGTTGTAGTGAATGCACAAGTAGTTTTAGTCATTCCTCAGCATTAAAGAATCatcagaaaatacacacaggggaaaaaccattcaagtgcagtgaatgtgttaaGATCTTTAGTTTATCATCACAACTAAAAAGCCATATGAAAACACACTTgagggaaaagccattcaagtgcagtgaatgtgaaaaGTGCTTTAGACATTTACAAAACCTAAAaacacatcagcgaacacacactggggaaaaaccataccattgcagcaaATGCACAAGTAGTTTTAGACAATCCTCCGCATTAAAGACACATCagagaacacacactggggaaaaaccataccattgcagcaaATGCACAAGTAGTTTTAGCCAATCCTCTGCATTAAAGACACATCagagaacacacactggggaaaaaccataccattgcagcaaATGCACAAGTAGTTTTAGACAATCCTCTGCATTAAAGACACATCAGAGAACACACACTGGGTAA